One Roseimaritima multifibrata DNA window includes the following coding sequences:
- a CDS encoding DUF3500 domain-containing protein produces the protein MSIRPTRRQFLETSSAIAVASAVPKVALGKETKPTAESLTKVLYESFSPKQRETVCFDWDHQDPKRGLLRTFVANNWQITKPEVVGDFYTDDQRQIIRDIFEAIINPEWHERYDKQLTDDAGGFGNEQSLAIFGNPNADKFEMVLTGRHMTLRCDGNSADHVAFGGPIFYGHDTGGFNEGKDHLDNVFWPQAIAANGLYKMLDGKQRKLALLPQTPREQQAGFRGPAADLPGIPTSELAGDQKEHLQKVLKMLVEMYRESDQQEAMQCLTAQGGLDACHLSFYSDKDIGNDQVWDNWRLEGPSFVWHFRGAPHVHVWVHLADSPEVKLNA, from the coding sequence ATGTCTATCCGTCCTACCCGCCGCCAGTTTCTAGAAACCTCTTCCGCCATCGCGGTCGCTTCGGCGGTCCCCAAGGTCGCTCTGGGTAAAGAAACAAAGCCGACCGCGGAATCGCTAACAAAGGTCCTGTACGAATCCTTCAGCCCCAAGCAACGCGAAACCGTCTGCTTCGACTGGGATCATCAAGACCCAAAACGCGGTCTGCTGCGGACGTTTGTCGCCAACAACTGGCAAATCACCAAACCGGAAGTCGTGGGAGATTTCTACACCGATGACCAACGCCAAATCATCCGTGACATTTTCGAAGCGATCATCAATCCGGAATGGCACGAGCGATACGACAAACAACTGACCGATGATGCGGGCGGATTCGGGAACGAGCAGTCGCTGGCGATCTTTGGAAATCCCAACGCTGATAAATTTGAAATGGTCCTGACAGGCCGTCACATGACGCTTCGCTGCGACGGAAATTCGGCCGACCATGTCGCCTTCGGCGGACCGATTTTCTACGGGCACGACACGGGCGGATTCAACGAAGGAAAAGACCACCTGGACAACGTCTTTTGGCCACAAGCGATTGCTGCGAACGGCCTGTACAAAATGCTGGACGGCAAGCAACGCAAACTAGCCTTGCTGCCTCAAACACCACGTGAACAGCAAGCAGGATTTCGCGGCCCCGCCGCAGACCTGCCAGGGATTCCAACCAGTGAACTCGCCGGCGACCAAAAAGAACACCTGCAAAAGGTGCTTAAAATGTTGGTCGAAATGTACCGCGAAAGCGATCAGCAAGAAGCGATGCAGTGCTTAACGGCACAAGGAGGCCTGGATGCCTGCCACCTATCCTTCTACAGCGACAAAGACATCGGCAATGACCAAGTCTGGGACAACTGGCGACTGGAAGGGCCTTCGTTCGTCTGGCATTTCCGCGGTGCACCACACGTCCACGTGTGGGTTCACCTAGCCGATTCGCCGGAAGTCAAACTAAACGCTTAA
- a CDS encoding prenyltransferase/squalene oxidase repeat-containing protein, which translates to MTDQLALSAATTRRDLLRKALWGGAAAVTLGSSQPTSLFAAARNPRWTESTTKGLEWLRKTQSSRGQWNVQVYPTAMAALAGTAMIASGSTTTQGPYARELARATDYLISKSRSNGLIGDPQTDSRYTYGHGFAMLFLSQVLGEEGLIERRDELVDVLSRAVEFSGNAQTPAGGWGYVSAREGNNFDEGSTTITQVQGLRGCRNAGIAVPAKIIEQAKEYIYVCKNPDGGISYSSRQTGSSRPAITAAALAALYNAGDDASEHIPDMLKYSKDNLHNINDTAGAFGHWHYTYLYYSQVVYRQGDDLWLKFRDQLYDRIVSDQRPDGYWEGQIHPVYVTACNLIMLQLDRGFLPIYQR; encoded by the coding sequence ATGACAGACCAGCTCGCCCTATCAGCTGCGACCACCCGCCGCGACCTTCTACGCAAAGCGTTGTGGGGAGGCGCCGCAGCGGTCACGCTTGGCAGCAGCCAACCGACTTCGTTATTCGCGGCGGCTCGAAATCCGCGGTGGACCGAATCGACGACCAAGGGGCTGGAGTGGTTGCGAAAAACCCAATCCTCTCGCGGCCAGTGGAACGTGCAGGTCTACCCCACGGCGATGGCAGCCCTCGCCGGGACCGCAATGATTGCCAGCGGATCGACCACGACCCAGGGCCCCTACGCGCGAGAACTGGCCCGCGCGACCGATTACCTGATCAGCAAATCACGCTCCAACGGACTGATCGGAGACCCTCAAACCGATAGCCGGTACACCTACGGGCACGGATTCGCAATGCTGTTTCTTTCCCAAGTCCTAGGGGAAGAAGGGCTGATTGAACGTCGCGATGAACTGGTCGATGTGCTCAGTCGAGCGGTCGAATTCAGCGGCAACGCCCAAACCCCCGCGGGTGGCTGGGGCTACGTCTCCGCTCGTGAAGGAAATAACTTCGATGAGGGATCGACCACGATCACGCAAGTGCAAGGCCTTCGCGGCTGCCGCAACGCCGGAATCGCGGTCCCTGCCAAAATCATCGAACAGGCCAAAGAGTACATCTACGTCTGCAAGAACCCCGACGGCGGAATCAGCTACAGCAGTCGTCAAACGGGAAGCAGTCGGCCGGCGATTACGGCAGCCGCTCTGGCCGCCCTCTACAACGCCGGGGACGATGCCAGCGAACACATTCCCGACATGCTGAAGTACTCAAAAGACAACCTGCACAACATCAATGATACTGCAGGGGCATTCGGTCACTGGCACTACACCTACCTCTACTACAGCCAAGTCGTCTACCGCCAAGGCGACGACCTTTGGCTGAAATTTCGCGACCAGCTGTACGACCGAATTGTCTCGGACCAACGCCCCGACGGATACTGGGAGGGGCAAATCCATCCGGTCTACGTGACCGCCTGCAACTTAATCATGTTGCAGCTAGACCGAGGTTTCCTACCAATCTATCAAAGATAA
- a CDS encoding FHA domain-containing protein, translating to MSEITITILHGADRGKVYRELTVPMTIGREEGNSIQLNDERVSRCHLKVQRDNDRLVLTDLDSTNGTKVNGQETHLRILRYGDLIAVGRSLMLIGSDEQIAQRMARLNAKSGDGDSSVSRESASYDGSMGFDVGDGTPPQLAGLLGLIEPPEIPDRMSAGQAAQFCEILEYLQARLQKLIESAEIDDATQQVQVNYSTWQRLLDLQARLATLVRSVANP from the coding sequence ATGTCAGAGATCACGATTACGATTCTTCATGGTGCCGACCGGGGCAAGGTCTACCGCGAATTGACAGTCCCGATGACGATTGGGCGTGAGGAAGGTAATTCCATCCAGCTAAACGATGAACGGGTAAGCCGTTGTCATCTGAAAGTTCAGCGGGACAATGACCGCTTGGTCCTGACCGATTTGGATAGCACCAATGGGACCAAGGTAAATGGCCAGGAAACCCATCTGCGGATTTTGCGGTATGGGGATCTGATTGCGGTTGGCCGCAGTTTGATGTTGATCGGCAGCGACGAACAGATCGCTCAGCGAATGGCTCGACTGAATGCCAAGAGTGGAGACGGGGATTCATCGGTCAGTCGAGAATCGGCTTCTTATGATGGTTCGATGGGGTTTGATGTTGGGGATGGTACGCCGCCCCAGTTGGCTGGATTGTTGGGGTTGATTGAGCCCCCTGAAATTCCAGACCGCATGTCAGCCGGGCAAGCCGCTCAATTTTGTGAAATCCTCGAATACCTGCAGGCTCGCCTGCAGAAACTGATTGAATCGGCCGAAATCGATGATGCAACGCAACAGGTTCAGGTCAATTATTCGACTTGGCAGCGATTGTTGGACCTCCAGGCTCGCTTGGCGACTTTGGTTCGCAGCGTGGCCAATCCATAG
- the dnaE gene encoding DNA polymerase III subunit alpha, producing the protein MDTRPFVHLHCHSHYSLLDGAGDIGKLIGRCKDHGMNALALTDHGNLHGALEFYRKAKSAQINPIVGYEAYIAPGSRFDKGGAGSSKDASYHLTLLAKNRTGFKNLVKLASAASLEGFYFKPRIDKEILKAHSEGIICLSGCVSSEFSRAVLKGTDTADAVDEARNIAAWFQKVFPDRYYIEVMNNGVDIQRMQLEGAVDIAKQMGLPVVTTSDTHYVDPEDAEAQDVMLCINTGRFRTDQSRMKMDGNQYFLRSPEQMYEKFPGLEDAVARSQEIADSVDIDLELGKHFFPKFECPDELTPIEYLRQLCIKGLKDRYQGNEERLVDGELTEVVVARLERELGVIEKLGFPTYFLINFDFVHHARSLGIWATARGSGVGAIVCYALYLSHVCPLEYDLLFERFLDESRLEPPDIDIDFEKERRVEIIQYVKERYGNDNVCQIGTFGTLAARAAIKDVGRALGIPLMRVNQVTEMVPDELKITISKALEKSDDLRLTYENDAEIREMLDLAMRIEGLARNVGTHAAAVVIADRPLTEFVPLGRVPGKQDVITQWAMKDVEAAGLLKMDFLGLRNLTMLSRAVAFVKQTTGETIDPLKFPLKDKATYQLLQRGETKGVFQLESGGIRDLLQRMKPDSFHDIIATAALYRPGPLEGGMVDMYVDIKHGRLQPEYKHPVLEEILAETNSVMVYQEQVMRILNRLGGIPLASAYTCIKAISKKNEDLINENRDKFISGSVESGLAEKDAVEIWSLIQKFAGYGFNKSHSTAYALIAFQTAYLKAHYPVEFMASLLASDISSRNFKRKDPMVEHMEDCERMGIEVVNPDVNHSDADFSVNDGKIYFALSAIKGCGGSTGVAIETERKKNGPFKDIFDFCERVDPGACNKSAIETLIKAGAMDSFGAKRSQLVAVMERAMQSGAAALADKKSGQASLFGDFEEEEDAPTAADTLPDMEETPERQKLISEKEVLGFYLTSHPLAEYEPKLSAFRSHQTDQLGPLKDRAEVMIGGMISSVKIAHTKNSKPGSPSKYVNFDLEDMQGAIRCIMWPNGYAEMGEKVISDSVVMVRGVCDKRGGGDDVNLIVNELVPIDELDGRYTRGIRVQIDQEKHSEEMLPQIREIIRGYPGKQELLFAVKVTDGHVIHMRSKSTQLELTNELRARLDDLLGIGGYKMLTTRPQLSQGGGPKWKK; encoded by the coding sequence ATGGATACCAGACCCTTCGTTCACCTTCATTGTCACAGCCACTACAGCCTGCTGGATGGAGCGGGCGATATCGGCAAGTTGATCGGTCGCTGTAAAGACCACGGGATGAATGCGCTGGCATTGACCGACCATGGGAACTTGCATGGTGCGTTGGAATTCTATCGGAAAGCAAAATCGGCGCAGATCAATCCGATCGTTGGTTACGAAGCCTATATCGCGCCCGGCAGTCGATTTGACAAAGGGGGAGCGGGGAGCAGTAAAGATGCAAGCTACCACCTGACCCTGTTGGCCAAAAACCGAACCGGTTTTAAGAATTTGGTCAAGTTGGCTTCGGCTGCCAGTTTGGAAGGATTTTATTTCAAGCCGCGAATCGACAAGGAAATCCTGAAAGCGCACAGCGAAGGGATCATCTGCCTGTCGGGGTGCGTCAGCAGTGAATTTAGTCGAGCGGTCTTGAAGGGGACCGATACCGCAGATGCGGTCGACGAAGCGAGAAACATCGCCGCCTGGTTCCAGAAAGTTTTCCCCGATCGATATTACATCGAGGTCATGAACAACGGGGTCGACATCCAGCGAATGCAGCTGGAAGGGGCCGTTGATATCGCTAAGCAGATGGGGTTGCCAGTTGTCACTACCAGCGACACGCACTACGTCGATCCCGAGGATGCGGAAGCACAGGATGTGATGTTATGCATCAATACCGGGCGATTCCGCACAGACCAGTCGCGGATGAAAATGGATGGGAATCAATATTTCCTCCGTAGCCCCGAACAGATGTATGAAAAATTTCCGGGCTTGGAAGATGCCGTCGCGCGCAGTCAAGAGATCGCTGACAGCGTTGATATCGACCTGGAACTGGGCAAGCACTTCTTCCCGAAATTTGAATGCCCGGATGAATTGACGCCGATCGAGTACCTCCGGCAATTATGCATCAAGGGGCTGAAGGATCGGTACCAAGGGAACGAAGAACGGCTGGTCGATGGCGAATTGACGGAAGTGGTGGTTGCTCGACTGGAGCGTGAATTAGGCGTTATTGAAAAACTGGGTTTCCCAACCTACTTCTTGATCAACTTTGACTTTGTCCATCATGCTCGCTCGCTGGGGATTTGGGCGACGGCTCGTGGTAGTGGTGTGGGGGCAATCGTCTGCTATGCGTTGTATCTCTCGCACGTCTGTCCGCTGGAATATGACTTGCTGTTTGAGCGATTTCTCGATGAAAGCCGGCTAGAGCCGCCCGATATCGATATCGACTTTGAAAAAGAACGGCGTGTCGAGATCATCCAGTACGTGAAGGAGCGGTACGGGAACGACAACGTTTGCCAGATCGGTACCTTTGGGACGCTGGCGGCAAGGGCTGCGATCAAAGACGTCGGGCGTGCCCTCGGGATTCCCTTGATGCGCGTCAATCAGGTTACCGAAATGGTCCCTGATGAACTGAAGATCACGATCAGCAAGGCATTGGAAAAGAGTGATGATCTAAGGCTGACGTACGAGAACGATGCCGAGATCCGCGAAATGCTGGATCTGGCGATGCGAATCGAAGGCCTGGCTCGAAATGTGGGGACACACGCTGCGGCGGTGGTGATCGCCGACCGCCCGCTAACCGAATTTGTGCCGCTGGGCCGAGTTCCGGGGAAGCAGGATGTGATCACCCAGTGGGCGATGAAAGATGTCGAAGCGGCCGGTCTGCTAAAGATGGACTTTCTGGGGCTGCGGAACTTGACGATGCTCTCCCGAGCCGTCGCGTTTGTCAAACAGACCACCGGGGAGACGATCGATCCGCTGAAGTTTCCTCTGAAGGATAAGGCGACCTATCAGTTGCTGCAGCGCGGGGAAACTAAAGGGGTCTTCCAGTTGGAATCGGGCGGGATCCGTGACCTCCTGCAGCGAATGAAGCCCGACAGTTTCCACGACATTATTGCGACCGCGGCACTCTATCGACCGGGACCACTGGAAGGTGGGATGGTCGATATGTATGTCGATATTAAGCACGGTCGCTTGCAGCCGGAATACAAGCATCCGGTGCTGGAAGAAATCCTTGCCGAGACCAACTCGGTTATGGTTTACCAAGAACAGGTGATGCGGATTTTGAACCGGCTGGGAGGAATCCCGCTGGCCAGTGCATACACTTGTATTAAGGCGATTAGTAAAAAGAACGAAGATCTGATCAATGAAAACCGCGATAAATTCATCAGCGGTTCCGTTGAATCGGGGTTGGCAGAAAAAGATGCCGTAGAAATCTGGAGTTTGATTCAGAAGTTTGCCGGTTACGGTTTCAATAAATCGCACAGTACCGCATACGCATTGATCGCCTTCCAGACGGCTTATCTGAAGGCACACTATCCTGTCGAATTCATGGCCTCGCTGCTGGCCAGTGATATCTCGTCACGAAACTTCAAACGCAAAGACCCGATGGTCGAGCATATGGAGGATTGTGAGCGGATGGGCATTGAAGTGGTGAACCCCGATGTCAATCACAGCGACGCCGATTTCTCAGTCAATGATGGCAAAATCTATTTTGCCTTGTCCGCCATCAAAGGTTGCGGTGGATCGACCGGTGTCGCGATCGAAACCGAACGGAAGAAGAACGGTCCCTTTAAGGACATCTTTGATTTTTGTGAACGGGTCGATCCTGGCGCCTGTAATAAATCGGCGATTGAAACCCTGATCAAAGCGGGGGCGATGGATAGCTTTGGAGCCAAACGAAGTCAGTTGGTAGCCGTCATGGAACGGGCTATGCAAAGTGGAGCTGCAGCCCTCGCAGACAAAAAAAGTGGTCAAGCAAGTTTGTTCGGCGATTTCGAAGAGGAAGAAGATGCACCGACCGCCGCTGATACGTTGCCCGACATGGAGGAAACACCGGAAAGGCAAAAGTTGATCAGTGAAAAGGAAGTGCTGGGTTTCTATCTGACCAGCCATCCGCTGGCAGAGTATGAACCCAAACTATCCGCTTTCCGTTCACACCAGACCGATCAACTAGGGCCGCTGAAGGATCGTGCTGAGGTCATGATCGGAGGGATGATCAGTTCCGTGAAGATCGCCCATACCAAAAATAGTAAACCAGGTTCTCCTTCCAAATACGTTAACTTTGATTTGGAAGATATGCAGGGTGCCATTCGCTGCATCATGTGGCCCAATGGTTATGCCGAGATGGGAGAAAAGGTTATCTCTGACTCGGTGGTGATGGTGCGAGGTGTCTGTGACAAGCGTGGCGGCGGCGATGACGTCAATTTAATTGTCAATGAATTGGTTCCAATCGATGAACTGGATGGCCGCTATACCCGTGGGATCCGGGTTCAGATCGACCAGGAAAAACATAGTGAAGAAATGCTGCCACAGATTCGCGAAATCATTCGCGGGTATCCAGGTAAGCAGGAGTTACTGTTCGCTGTAAAGGTGACCGATGGTCATGTCATTCACATGCGTAGCAAGAGCACTCAGCTGGAATTGACAAACGAACTGCGAGCCAGATTGGATGACCTGCTGGGGATCGGAGGCTACAAGATGCTGACGACTCGGCCGCAATTGTCCCAGGGCGGCGGGCCTAAGTGGAAGAAGTAG
- a CDS encoding ATP-binding response regulator codes for MDDCHSILAEAISLVDPPACLVVDGKILVANAPLQALLGPIDHLDDLVAAADRATVRQILEAAARVPSQRVAGDVRLLQENEWKEIRARQVVLQDRPMILVEFVQESESLESLAGGIAHDFNNVLSPILILSNLILAQKSLCGDVRQWTQEIAQATGQAAGLVRTLLRRTKQQEEDIGSGSTLETVVDEKEMSLVGHRVLVVEDDELGCRVLVLGLEMSGMVVTACSNGAQAIKRFRENPSLFDVVVSDLMMPELTGDILATQIKEIRPEIPFVMLSGYGQWGAELAAVDAWLCKPAPVGNLVSVIRSML; via the coding sequence ATGGATGATTGTCATTCGATTCTTGCGGAGGCGATTTCGCTGGTCGATCCGCCCGCCTGTTTGGTCGTGGATGGTAAAATCCTTGTGGCCAACGCCCCTTTGCAGGCTTTGCTGGGACCGATCGACCACTTGGATGATCTTGTTGCCGCTGCGGATCGGGCGACCGTCCGTCAAATATTAGAAGCGGCCGCTCGGGTCCCGTCGCAGCGTGTTGCCGGTGACGTGCGTCTGCTGCAAGAGAACGAATGGAAAGAAATTCGCGCTCGCCAAGTCGTGCTACAGGACCGGCCGATGATCCTTGTCGAATTCGTGCAAGAGAGCGAATCGTTAGAATCGTTGGCCGGGGGGATTGCCCATGATTTTAACAACGTTCTTTCACCGATCCTGATCCTTAGTAATCTGATCTTGGCGCAGAAAAGTCTTTGTGGGGACGTTCGGCAATGGACGCAGGAGATCGCACAAGCAACGGGGCAGGCTGCCGGACTGGTCCGTACGTTGCTGCGGAGGACAAAGCAGCAAGAAGAAGACATTGGATCCGGTTCCACGCTGGAGACCGTTGTGGACGAGAAAGAGATGTCGCTTGTTGGGCACCGCGTGTTGGTTGTCGAAGATGACGAACTGGGATGTCGCGTTTTGGTGCTGGGGCTGGAGATGTCGGGGATGGTCGTGACCGCCTGTTCGAACGGGGCGCAGGCGATCAAACGTTTTCGGGAAAATCCATCGCTGTTCGACGTGGTGGTTTCCGATTTGATGATGCCGGAATTAACCGGGGACATCCTGGCGACACAGATTAAGGAAATTCGGCCCGAAATTCCTTTTGTGATGCTGAGTGGGTATGGGCAGTGGGGCGCGGAATTAGCGGCGGTCGACGCCTGGTTGTGCAAGCCGGCGCCGGTTGGCAATCTTGTCTCCGTGATCCGTTCCATGTTGTAG
- a CDS encoding metal-dependent hydrolase — MTTKLTWLSHGSWLIEAGEERILLDPFLTDNPAAKMAADELQNISVILVSHGHFDHVADVAAIANRCGSKVVANFEIAQWFQAKHGVENVEMMNTGGRISLPFGSVQLTPALHSSGLPDGSYGGQPGGFVLTFSDGKRVYFACDTALFSDMQSYAQGVDVAVLPIGDRFTMGPADSVKATKLISPKKVVPAHFGTWPPIDQDAEAWAEEIRSQTDAEPVVPEIGVSFEL; from the coding sequence ATGACGACAAAACTAACTTGGTTATCGCACGGAAGCTGGTTGATCGAAGCGGGCGAAGAGCGGATCCTTTTAGATCCCTTTTTGACCGATAACCCAGCCGCAAAAATGGCCGCTGACGAATTGCAGAATATCTCGGTGATCCTGGTTTCGCATGGTCATTTTGATCATGTTGCCGATGTTGCTGCGATCGCAAATCGTTGCGGATCAAAGGTCGTGGCGAACTTTGAAATCGCGCAGTGGTTTCAAGCTAAGCATGGGGTCGAGAATGTCGAAATGATGAACACCGGAGGGAGGATTTCGTTGCCCTTTGGTTCCGTGCAACTGACGCCTGCACTGCATAGCAGCGGTTTGCCCGATGGCAGTTATGGTGGCCAGCCGGGTGGATTTGTGTTGACATTCTCCGATGGCAAACGGGTTTACTTCGCCTGCGATACCGCTTTGTTTTCGGACATGCAGTCGTACGCTCAAGGCGTTGATGTTGCGGTGCTGCCGATCGGGGATCGATTCACGATGGGGCCGGCTGACAGCGTCAAAGCAACCAAGCTGATTTCGCCGAAGAAAGTGGTCCCCGCACACTTTGGAACCTGGCCACCTATCGACCAGGACGCCGAGGCGTGGGCTGAAGAGATCCGGTCGCAAACAGACGCCGAACCGGTGGTTCCCGAAATCGGCGTGTCGTTTGAACTGTGA
- the mutM gene encoding bifunctional DNA-formamidopyrimidine glycosylase/DNA-(apurinic or apyrimidinic site) lyase, translating to MPELPEVETMRRGVAGICGHRILSVRRTPCELRPIAVSPRMDALNRRVQGRTIQSIGRRGKRILLELDDQAAIVIEPRMTGLVLVADPPNQTHLRIQIELEGPLHDQLLFWDRRGLGTFRWYDAAGLKSHLGTDRLGIDALSITWEQLREKLQTSQRAIKVALLDQKAVAGIGNLYAAEILHLAGIDPRTKCLNLTKKQWQRIDSAIRQVLEKAIQYEGSTLADGTYRNALNHEGGYQNHHQVYDRENHPCFRCTDGSIRRIVQAQRATFFCPKCQQKRGLHVTIG from the coding sequence ATGCCAGAATTACCCGAAGTCGAAACAATGCGACGCGGTGTCGCGGGGATCTGCGGACATCGGATCCTCTCGGTCCGCCGTACCCCGTGCGAACTGCGACCGATCGCCGTCTCCCCCCGCATGGATGCCCTTAACCGCCGCGTCCAAGGCCGGACGATCCAGAGCATCGGCCGCCGGGGCAAACGCATCTTGTTGGAATTGGATGATCAAGCCGCGATCGTGATCGAACCGCGAATGACCGGCCTGGTCCTGGTGGCCGATCCTCCCAACCAAACACACCTGCGAATCCAAATTGAACTGGAGGGCCCTCTACACGACCAGCTGCTTTTCTGGGATCGACGCGGCCTGGGGACGTTTCGGTGGTATGACGCAGCAGGCCTGAAAAGCCATCTTGGCACGGATCGGCTGGGCATCGATGCGCTGTCGATCACCTGGGAACAGCTACGTGAAAAACTGCAAACCAGCCAACGAGCGATCAAGGTCGCCCTCCTCGATCAAAAAGCGGTCGCAGGAATCGGAAATTTGTATGCCGCCGAAATCCTCCATCTCGCAGGAATCGACCCGCGGACCAAATGCCTTAATCTGACCAAGAAACAATGGCAACGGATCGATTCGGCGATCCGTCAGGTATTAGAAAAAGCGATTCAATACGAAGGGTCAACGCTAGCCGACGGGACCTACCGCAACGCCCTCAATCATGAAGGGGGCTACCAAAACCACCACCAGGTCTACGACCGCGAAAATCATCCCTGTTTTCGCTGCACCGACGGTTCCATTCGCCGCATCGTGCAAGCACAGCGAGCCACTTTTTTCTGCCCGAAATGCCAGCAAAAACGCGGGTTGCACGTCACGATCGGCTAA
- the trpB gene encoding tryptophan synthase subunit beta codes for MTTPPDSPASAQVPDAQGRFGDFGGRFVPETLTCALDQLAEEYEKAKKDPLFQEELNGLLKTFVGRPSPLYHARRLSSAVGGAQIWLKREDLNHTGAHKINNTLGQALLTLRMGKTRVIAETGAGQHGVASATACAHFGLPCVVYMGAEDVRRQKPNVFSMRLLGAEIHPVESGSRTLRDAVNEAMRDWMSSVESTHYIIGSVIGPHPFPMMVRDFQAVIGRETREQCLDSFGSLPDCVVACVGGGSNAAGMFYPFVEDEGVRMVGVEAGGRGTKPGDHASPLTYGAPGVLHGSFSYVMQDEDGQTCDVHSMSAGLDYPGVGPEHSYWKDTGRADYVQCQDTEALDAFDKLAKSEGILAALETSHATAKAMEIAKSMSSDQHLVICLSGRGDKDAMELARLRGESWE; via the coding sequence ATGACGACCCCTCCTGATTCTCCTGCCTCCGCACAGGTTCCTGACGCTCAAGGCCGCTTTGGTGATTTTGGCGGGCGTTTTGTGCCCGAAACGCTGACGTGTGCGCTCGATCAATTGGCTGAAGAGTACGAAAAAGCCAAAAAAGATCCTCTATTTCAAGAGGAACTGAACGGGTTGCTGAAGACTTTCGTAGGCCGCCCAAGTCCTCTCTATCACGCTCGTCGCCTTAGTTCTGCCGTTGGTGGGGCTCAGATTTGGCTGAAACGTGAGGATCTGAACCACACGGGGGCTCATAAAATTAACAATACCCTCGGCCAGGCGTTGTTGACGCTGCGGATGGGAAAGACGCGAGTCATCGCGGAAACCGGGGCAGGGCAGCACGGCGTCGCCAGCGCGACGGCATGTGCCCATTTCGGTTTGCCATGTGTTGTCTACATGGGGGCCGAAGACGTTCGCCGGCAAAAACCAAACGTCTTTAGCATGCGGTTGTTGGGGGCTGAAATCCATCCCGTCGAAAGTGGCTCGCGGACATTACGCGATGCGGTAAACGAAGCGATGCGAGACTGGATGTCGTCGGTCGAATCGACTCATTACATCATTGGTAGCGTGATCGGCCCGCATCCGTTCCCGATGATGGTCCGTGATTTCCAGGCGGTTATCGGCCGCGAAACTCGCGAACAGTGCCTGGATAGTTTTGGCAGCCTGCCGGACTGCGTCGTCGCCTGTGTCGGTGGTGGCAGCAATGCCGCGGGAATGTTCTATCCCTTTGTCGAAGACGAAGGCGTTCGGATGGTGGGGGTTGAGGCCGGGGGCCGTGGTACAAAGCCGGGGGACCATGCCTCTCCGTTGACCTACGGAGCCCCGGGCGTTTTGCATGGTAGTTTCAGCTACGTCATGCAGGACGAAGATGGCCAGACCTGCGATGTGCATTCGATGAGTGCAGGACTGGATTACCCAGGCGTAGGCCCTGAGCACAGTTACTGGAAAGACACCGGGCGTGCGGATTACGTTCAATGTCAGGACACCGAAGCCCTTGATGCGTTTGATAAACTTGCCAAGAGCGAAGGGATCTTAGCCGCTTTGGAAACCAGTCACGCAACCGCCAAAGCGATGGAAATTGCCAAGTCGATGTCCTCGGACCAGCACTTGGTGATTTGTCTGTCAGGACGTGGAGACAAAGACGCAATGGAATTGGCTCGGCTGCGCGGCGAATCTTGGGAATAG